Below is a window of Bacillota bacterium DNA.
AAATATTGTCGTATTCCTAAATCAAATTATCGAAAAAGGATTTAAAAGAATTTTACTCTATGGGGCTGGAGAAGTTGCAGAAATCTTATTGCAATCTATTGTGACTGATAAGAGTATTCCTATAGAGGTTTTAGCTGTAGTTGACGATGATTTTAATAAACAAGGGCATGATTTAATGAGTTACAAAATCATTTCTCTAGATACATTATCAAAAATTGATCATGATGGCATTTTAATATCTAGCTATTCAAATAAAGGCCCAATAATGAATAAATTAATTTCAAACAATTATGATAAAAACAAGATTTTGCAATTTTTTGAGTGAGATAAGGATGTTGAAAATATGAAAGAAAAAATTTATTTAGCTTCTCCACATATGAGTGATGAGGGCTACGAACAACAATATGTTAAAGAAGCATTTGATACAAACTGGGTAGCACCACTTGGACCCAATGTGGATAATTTTGAAAAAGAATTAGCTACTAAAGTTGGTATAGATCATGCTGCTGCATTAGTTACAGGTACAGCAGCAATTCATATGGCTTTAAAAGCTACTGGAGTTGGAGAAGGGGACATTGTTTTATGTCAATCTTTAACTTTTTCTGCTACAGTTAATCCCATTATATACGAAAAAGCTATACCTGTTTTCATTGATAGTGACTTTGAGACATGGAATATGAGTCCAAAATATTTGGAGGAAGCCTTAATTAAGTACCCTAATACAAAAGCTGTTATTGTAGTTCATTTATATGGATTATCAGCAGATATGGACAAAATTATTGATTTGTGCACAAGGTACAACGTTACATTAATTGAAGATGCTGCTGAATCATTAGGGACTACTTACAAGGGTAAATATACAGGTACCTTTGGCGATTATGGTATATTCAGTTTTAATGGCAATAAAATTATAACTACCTCTGGTGGAGGAATGTTAGTTGCGAACAATAAAGAAAGAATCGAAAAGGTAAGATTTTGGGCTACTCAATCTAGAGATAATGCTAGGCACTATCAACATTCAGAATTAGGGTATAATTATAGAATGAGTAATGTTGTTGCAGGAATTGGTAGAGGCCAACTTAAGGTATTAGATCAGCGCGTCGAAAAAAAACAATTCATGTACAATTACTACAAAGAAAATTTTAAAGATATCTCTGATATTGAGTTTATGCCTATTAATGACTGGAATAGTCCTAATTGTTGGCTAACATGTATTGTTCTAAAAGGTGAAGTTAGACCAATCAATATAATTGAAGAGTTAGAAAAAGAAAATATAGAGGCTAGACCCATTTGGAAACCAATGCATTTACAACCGTATTTCGATAAATTTGATTACATTGGTTCGAATGTTGGAGAATCCATATTTGCTAATGGATTGTGTTTACCTAGTGACACAAAAATGACAAAGGATCAACAAAATAGAATTATCAGTATTATCAGATTTGTACTAAATTCTTGATTAGGGTTACTAAAGTGTGATTTAGTCTAATACTTGGAATTTTCTATCTGTGTAATATAAAAAATCTAAAATCAAGTACTGATTATCTTGTTTAATATGGAAAATAATAAACTAATAAATTAGAAGGAGCTAGAACATGAACAACAAAAAGGTATATATTATCGCAGAGGCTGGAGTTAATCATAATGGTTGCGTTGATACTGCTTTAAAAATGATTAGAGTTGCAAAAGATGCTGGAGTTGATGCAGTCAAGTTTCAAACTTTTAACGCAACTAAATCAATTTCGAAATTAGCAAAAATGGCTAAATATCAAATTAAAAATACGGGGAAAATTGAATCTCAACTTGATATGGTCAAGAAGTATGAACTTACTTTTGAAGAACATTTGATTCTAAAAAAATACGCTGATGAAATCGGAATTGAGTTTCTTTCATCACCATTCGATATGGAAAGCGTTGAACTGTTGGAAAAATTAGGAGTTTCAATGTACAAGATTGCTTCAGGTGAAATTGTGAATCATCCCTTATTAAGATTGATAGCAAAAAAGAATAAACCAATTATCATGTCTACAGGAATGAGCACAATCGGTGAAATTGAGGAAGCAATCAATGTTATTGAAAAAGAGCAAAATTATTCTATAACACTTTTGCAGTGTACATCTAATTATCCTCCTAAGTATGAAAATGTAAATCTTAATGTAATGAGCACATTAGCACAAAGTTTTCAGTATCCCGTTGGTTATAGTGATCATACGATAGGGGATGAAATAGCAATAGCAGCTGTTGCTCTTGGAGCTAAAGTTATAGAAAAACATTTTACCCTGGATAAGAAGATGGAAGGACCAGACCATTTAGTATCACTAGAACCTACTGAATTAAGCAAGATGGTTCAACATATTAGGAATGTTGAATTGGCTATGGGCAATTATAAAAAAACAATAACAGATGATGAGATAGAGATACGTTTGGCGGCAAGAAAGAGTATTGTTGCATCAAAAAAAATCATAAAAGGATCATTTATATCATTAGATGACATTACTCTCAAAAGACCTGGAACTGGGTTGCTTCCAAAGTATATTGACAATATAATTGGAAGAAAAGTTTCTAGAAATATTGAGCCGGATGAATTAATAACTTATAAAGATTTGGTATAGCATATGAACTATCTATACATATCAGGTACAAGAGCTGATTATGGCCGAATGAGACCTTTGTTATTACGTTTAGATACCGATAAAGACATAGATTTGAAAATACTCGCTACTGGAATGCATTTAAAGAAAGAATTTGGATTTACTTTGAACGAGATTCAAAAAGACTTTAATGATAATCTTTATATGTATGATTTATATGAAAATATAGACATTAATGACATTAAAGCTATGCCATTAGCCATTTCTTCACTAATTAATTATTTACTGGAGTTTCTTATAGAACATAAAGTAGAAATCTTAATCCTCTTTGGTGATCGTGTTGAGATGTTTGCTGCAGCAATAGCAGCAGCACATATTCAAGTGAAAATTATTCATATTGGTGGTGGTGATTCCTCTGGATCTATAGATGACAAATATAGAGATGCTATTTCATTGTTTTCGAATTATCATTTTGTTTCTATATATAATCACTTAGAAAAATTAACTAATTTCAATATTAGTCCAAAGAATATATTTGTAGTTGGTTCACTTGACATAAGTTCAATTGATTTGGTTCAGGAAAAAAGTCCAATTGAAATTTTTGAATCTTATGGTATTAGTTTGAATTATGACCGATATTGTATTTTGCTATTTCATCCTGATGTTATGAATGTTCAAGACATCGAATTTCAAATAAATAATATTATTGCAGTATTGAGAGAACTTAAGTTGGATTGTATCGTCATTGGGGCAAATTCGGACTATGGAAGTAAAAAAATAATGAATATTTATAACAGTTTTATTTCTGAAAGTTATGTCCATTTTTTTGGAAATATATCATATGATGATTTTATTAATTTATTACGAAACTCGGAATTTCTAATTGGTAATTCTAGTTCTGGCATAATTGAGGCTTCATATATTCCAAAGCCAGCAATTAATATTGGAAAAAGACAAGCTAATAGAATAAGAGCAAACAATGTGATTGATGTAAATGGCTCGATTGAATCAATATATGAGGCAATTTCTATTATAAAATCTGATCAATTTATTAATGCTATAGATGAAACAAGAAAACTATATGGTGATGGGAGTACATTAAATGTTATATATCAACTCATTAAGCAATTACCATTAGTCAATAGATGATTTGCGTTTTTTAGAATTGAAAAAGCATTTATCTTTATTGTTGTATGTAGAAACCTTGAGGTGAGCTTATGAATAACAACGAAATTGCACTTTATGTAAATAGCCAAATTAAAAATATATTTATTTATGAAGTAGATGTTAGTCCATATATAGAGATTTCAATTAATAGAACACTTACCTGTTTTTCTAATAATAGAAATAAGTATTATAAAGATAAGAACTTCACAGTTTTTCATTCAGGTCAGTATTCAATATTTTTATATTATTTGTCTAATACTATATTTTTGACCTCCAAAGATAATTTGCTAGCTACTAAAGTCTATTATTTAAACAAAGTATTACATTCTGTAGATTGGTTTTATGAAATTGAATTACCAGAATATTGGGGTGTTGAACATCCTCTAGGAAGTATTTTGGGTAGGGCTAGATATGGAGATGGCTTTTTCATATTTCAAGGCTGTTCAGTTGGAGGAAATAATAATAAATATCCAAAAATAGGAAGCAATGTTATTATGTACTCAAACTCTAAAGTGTTAGGTGATTGCATAATAGGCGATAATGTTTTGATTGGTGCTGATACAACTATTAAAGATCAAAACATCCCTACTAATTGTATTGTATTTGGTAATTCTCCCAATTTGACAATCAAAGAGAAAACTGAAAAATATATGTTGGATAGAATTGCTGATTTTTGGGAATAAAATAAGACATTATTCATGTGGAAAACATTTTTAGGAGGTACAAAATCATGCGTGCTGGAAGAAAAAATCGTGGGAATGTAACATTTTTAAGGGTAATTGAACTGTTATTGGATATTATAGTGATGGTTTTTACTGTATTTTTAACATATTGTTTGCTTAATATTGTTGGATCTCAAGGAAATGCAGCAAATATTTCTGACATTCTTAGGGTGGTTCTTCAGTACTTGTCCAATATTAATATTTTAATTAGTCATATATTTTATATTGCATTTGCTGTTGTGTTGATGATAATATATGAAAGTTCAATTGTAGGGCATAAATTCTCTGGCGCTTATTTTTCACTATTATTGAGTTTGATACTAAGTTTGATATTTTTACTTGTTTTAAACTATACCATAAATAATTATGACATCTTGCCTTTGGCTTTTCTAATTATTATCGTGATTCAAGCTATAGTATTTGCTCCACTTAAGTATTTTGAACACAGATTTGTTTTAAAGATACTAAAGATGGACGTAATGGTTATTGGTAACGAATTAGAATTAAGTAAATATCTCGATGAGTTTACAGCTTCTATGCCATTGGGAAGAAATCTAAAATATGTTTATATTATAGGCTGTAATCAAGATGCTAACACTTTCGATAGAATCAAAGACTATATTGATCAGACAGATATTGTATATCTACTACCTGATATTTCAAATGAGCTGAAAAACTTGATTGTCAAGTATACAATTGGACATAAAGATATTCAAATCGCTTTAGTTCCTGATATTTATGAGGTTGGAGTAATGAAATCACAATTTGAAATGATAGGAGATATATTAGTATCAAAAATTGAACCACTAAGAATAAATTTTGTCAGTTCAATCTTTAAGAGAACATTTGACATTTTGACTTCTCTTTTTGCTGTGATTATATTATCTCCTTTGTTAATATTGGTTTCATTAATGATTTATATGTATGATAAGGGGCCAGTTATTTTCAAGCAAATTAGAGTTACAAAAGATGATAGAAAATTTAAAATTTTCAAATTTAGAACAATGATTGTTGATGCTGAAAAAGAGACAGGTGCCATTCAAGCTAGAGAAAACGATAGCAGAATAACTAAAATTGGTAAGTATTTGAGAAAAACAAGAATAGATGAACTACCTCAGTTTTTCAATGTACTTCTTGGGCAAATGAGTATAGTGGGACCAAGATCGCTTAGAATTGAAGAGGTTGAAGAGTTTTCAAAAAAAAATCCTGATTTTAGATATCGCCTGAATGTGAAAGCAGGAATTACAGGAATGGCTCAAATATATGGTAATTATGCTACAAAACAAAATGATAAACTTCGGCTTGACTTATATTATATACATAACTATAGCTTTATTTTTGATATTAAATTAATTTTACTCACCTTGAAAATTATCTTTGATAAAGCTTCTACTCAAGGCATTCTTGACTGTCGAGAAGTTAATATTGATAAAATATGTGAAGATTCAAAATATGAAGTTCAAATAATCAGGGAGACTAACTAGAAAATGAAAATTTTAATTGTGTGCCAGCATTACTTCCCTGAAAGATTTAGAATTACAGATATTGCTGAATCTTTAGCTAATAAATATGACCATGATGTTACTGTATTAACTGCTTTGCCAAATTATCCAGAAGGGAAAGTCTACAGTGGCTACGAAGAGAAAAAGAATACATTTCAAAAAATCAACAATGTTACAGTCTATCGAACAAATATAATACCTAGAGGACATTCAGTATTTAGTAGAATACTAAATTATGTGAGTTTTCCAATATTTTCAAGAAGAGTTTTAAGAAAATTATATAAGTTAAATTTTGATATAATTTTTATTAATCAATTATCACCTATTTTAATGGCTTTACCTGGCTTATGGTATAAACGAAAAAAAGGAACTAAATGTATCTTATACGCTATGGATCTATGGCCAGAAAGTTTAAAGGCTGGTGGTATTAGTCAGAAAAATGTAATTTTTTTGATTATGCTTAAAATTTCAAGATACATATACAAGAGGTGTGATAAAATATTTGTCACTTCACCAGGATTTGTCGACTATTTTAAAAAAGTTCTCAAACTCGATAATAAGATTTCTTTTCTTCCTCAATATTCAGAAAATATTTTTAACAAGTCTGCCCAACCTAATCAATTGCCTGCTGGTGATAAATATTTTGTGTTTGCCGGTAACATAGGGAAGTTGCAAAGTGTAGAGACAATTCTGTTCGCTGCCAAAGAGTTAATAGATCATAAGGATATCAAGTTTTTAATAGCTGGTTCTGGATCTAATTTAGAAAACTGTCTTAAGATTTGCACAGAAAATAATCTTTCAAATGTTGATTTTCTTGGAGAGTTGCATTTAAGTGAAATGCCTCAACTTTATGAGCGAGCAACAGCGATGTTAATTAGCCTAAATAAAGATAAAAATCTCTCGAAGACTATACCAGGAAAATTCCAATCGTATTTGGCTTTTGGAAAACCAGTAATTGGAGCAATAAACGGAGAAGTAAATAGAATAATTAACGAGAACAACCTAGGGATAGCAGTTGAAGCAGAAAATTTTATTGAATTATCAAATGCTATCTTAGAAATTTTGAAAAATAAAAATTATTCTGATTTAGGGATAAATTCGTATGATTATTATGTAAACAACTATAGTAAAGAAAAATTCATGAAAACTTTAATCGATGAAATGGAGTTGACTAAAAATGTTTAAAAATAAAATATTACTAATTAC
It encodes the following:
- the neuB gene encoding N-acetylneuraminate synthase, translated to MNNKKVYIIAEAGVNHNGCVDTALKMIRVAKDAGVDAVKFQTFNATKSISKLAKMAKYQIKNTGKIESQLDMVKKYELTFEEHLILKKYADEIGIEFLSSPFDMESVELLEKLGVSMYKIASGEIVNHPLLRLIAKKNKPIIMSTGMSTIGEIEEAINVIEKEQNYSITLLQCTSNYPPKYENVNLNVMSTLAQSFQYPVGYSDHTIGDEIAIAAVALGAKVIEKHFTLDKKMEGPDHLVSLEPTELSKMVQHIRNVELAMGNYKKTITDDEIEIRLAARKSIVASKKIIKGSFISLDDITLKRPGTGLLPKYIDNIIGRKVSRNIEPDELITYKDLV
- a CDS encoding transferase; translation: MNNNEIALYVNSQIKNIFIYEVDVSPYIEISINRTLTCFSNNRNKYYKDKNFTVFHSGQYSIFLYYLSNTIFLTSKDNLLATKVYYLNKVLHSVDWFYEIELPEYWGVEHPLGSILGRARYGDGFFIFQGCSVGGNNNKYPKIGSNVIMYSNSKVLGDCIIGDNVLIGADTTIKDQNIPTNCIVFGNSPNLTIKEKTEKYMLDRIADFWE
- a CDS encoding winged helix-turn-helix transcriptional regulator gives rise to the protein MSKNTFFKPTPLYKEFMILDLIGKNKNITQREISNTIGVAVSMINNYIDDYEQKGYIKRKYRSTKTVEYFVTKRGDERKKVLNISYLNESLKVYKSAKENIVVFLNQIIEKGFKRILLYGAGEVAEILLQSIVTDKSIPIEVLAVVDDDFNKQGHDLMSYKIISLDTLSKIDHDGILISSYSNKGPIMNKLISNNYDKNKILQFFE
- a CDS encoding glycosyltransferase family 4 protein, whose product is MKILIVCQHYFPERFRITDIAESLANKYDHDVTVLTALPNYPEGKVYSGYEEKKNTFQKINNVTVYRTNIIPRGHSVFSRILNYVSFPIFSRRVLRKLYKLNFDIIFINQLSPILMALPGLWYKRKKGTKCILYAMDLWPESLKAGGISQKNVIFLIMLKISRYIYKRCDKIFVTSPGFVDYFKKVLKLDNKISFLPQYSENIFNKSAQPNQLPAGDKYFVFAGNIGKLQSVETILFAAKELIDHKDIKFLIAGSGSNLENCLKICTENNLSNVDFLGELHLSEMPQLYERATAMLISLNKDKNLSKTIPGKFQSYLAFGKPVIGAINGEVNRIINENNLGIAVEAENFIELSNAILEILKNKNYSDLGINSYDYYVNNYSKEKFMKTLIDEMELTKNV
- the neuC gene encoding UDP-N-acetylglucosamine 2-epimerase (hydrolyzing), whose translation is MNYLYISGTRADYGRMRPLLLRLDTDKDIDLKILATGMHLKKEFGFTLNEIQKDFNDNLYMYDLYENIDINDIKAMPLAISSLINYLLEFLIEHKVEILILFGDRVEMFAAAIAAAHIQVKIIHIGGGDSSGSIDDKYRDAISLFSNYHFVSIYNHLEKLTNFNISPKNIFVVGSLDISSIDLVQEKSPIEIFESYGISLNYDRYCILLFHPDVMNVQDIEFQINNIIAVLRELKLDCIVIGANSDYGSKKIMNIYNSFISESYVHFFGNISYDDFINLLRNSEFLIGNSSSGIIEASYIPKPAINIGKRQANRIRANNVIDVNGSIESIYEAISIIKSDQFINAIDETRKLYGDGSTLNVIYQLIKQLPLVNR
- a CDS encoding sugar transferase codes for the protein MRAGRKNRGNVTFLRVIELLLDIIVMVFTVFLTYCLLNIVGSQGNAANISDILRVVLQYLSNINILISHIFYIAFAVVLMIIYESSIVGHKFSGAYFSLLLSLILSLIFLLVLNYTINNYDILPLAFLIIIVIQAIVFAPLKYFEHRFVLKILKMDVMVIGNELELSKYLDEFTASMPLGRNLKYVYIIGCNQDANTFDRIKDYIDQTDIVYLLPDISNELKNLIVKYTIGHKDIQIALVPDIYEVGVMKSQFEMIGDILVSKIEPLRINFVSSIFKRTFDILTSLFAVIILSPLLILVSLMIYMYDKGPVIFKQIRVTKDDRKFKIFKFRTMIVDAEKETGAIQARENDSRITKIGKYLRKTRIDELPQFFNVLLGQMSIVGPRSLRIEEVEEFSKKNPDFRYRLNVKAGITGMAQIYGNYATKQNDKLRLDLYYIHNYSFIFDIKLILLTLKIIFDKASTQGILDCREVNIDKICEDSKYEVQIIRETN
- a CDS encoding DegT/DnrJ/EryC1/StrS family aminotransferase, whose product is MKEKIYLASPHMSDEGYEQQYVKEAFDTNWVAPLGPNVDNFEKELATKVGIDHAAALVTGTAAIHMALKATGVGEGDIVLCQSLTFSATVNPIIYEKAIPVFIDSDFETWNMSPKYLEEALIKYPNTKAVIVVHLYGLSADMDKIIDLCTRYNVTLIEDAAESLGTTYKGKYTGTFGDYGIFSFNGNKIITTSGGGMLVANNKERIEKVRFWATQSRDNARHYQHSELGYNYRMSNVVAGIGRGQLKVLDQRVEKKQFMYNYYKENFKDISDIEFMPINDWNSPNCWLTCIVLKGEVRPINIIEELEKENIEARPIWKPMHLQPYFDKFDYIGSNVGESIFANGLCLPSDTKMTKDQQNRIISIIRFVLNS